A genomic stretch from Oscarella lobularis chromosome 11, ooOscLobu1.1, whole genome shotgun sequence includes:
- the LOC136193204 gene encoding uncharacterized protein, producing MAWTSRALARFETVLPPGLRAIWNHPAGPKTIHFWAPTWKWALVIANIADYTRPPEKLSPRQSGALAATGIIWSRYSTVIIPKNWNLFSVNFLLGLTGVMQLYRIYNYYEEKKKKEKEEK from the exons ATGGCTTGGACGTCTCGCGCTTTGGCGAGATTCGAAACCGTTTTGCCGCCGGGCCTCAGAGCTATCTGGAATCATCCTGCAG GGCCGAAGACGATTCACTTCTGGGCTCCAACATGGAAATGG GCCTTAGTTATTGCCAACATTGCTGACTACACTCGTCCCCCGGAGAAATTGAGCCCCAGGCAATCGGGAGCACTAGCAGCCACGG GGATTATCTGGTCTCGCTACTCGACTGTCATCATTCCAAAGAATTGGAATTTGTTTAGTGTCAACTTTCTGCTCGGTCTCACTGGTGTCATGCAGCTCTATCGCATATACAA CTATtacgaggaaaagaagaagaaagagaaggaggaaaaatGA